A segment of the Mytilus edulis unplaced genomic scaffold, xbMytEdul2.2 SCAFFOLD_776, whole genome shotgun sequence genome:
ggtATGCAGAAAACGCAGAGTTTAGTTATTTTGTCAACTTTACTTTATATTCTCtctcttttttctctttttttttttgggggggggggggcattattctctattctgtaaaactCATTCACAACCTCATATATCTTgagttatttcaaataaatatctgGTATTCAAGCGCCTATTAATGGGATAGGATGCTTAATACTATAAGAGTATCCACAAGTAGAGTTTCAATGGTCTCTTTTAAAAGTCGGTGCATGAGAATATTATGCTACAACCAACCAACAAAAAGGGTTGCCTACTAAGTATATAAAAGCTAAAGAATATGCAAAGCATGTGATTTTTACGACgcaggagttcgggttaaagggaATCCCAACcgtgaatattaaataatatataccgatttgattggccaataaatgttttaacacaCGACGCCATCAATTTACGTAAATACTTTGGAAATATACAGACGATATTTCGCAATCCACGGctcctaggaaagtttcttgtagtgTAACGTAAAGCGGGAAATACGCGTTTATGTAGTTAAAAATTGGTAATTCtaaattaataactttttttacatttaggcttcttccttttttttccaaattttttaacattatttggAGAATTGcgattttaatgttatttttttgtatcgtttctatcaaattttatttttatattaaaactagaaATTGATCTGTTGTCTCACAAGGAAACAGCTGTTTTTGAcgtttttttctagaaaaaaatcctaaatattctaaaaacttTTCACCCACATTTTGTCGGCTTCAATTCAGTGAGTAATATTGAATTTCATGCTAAATACAGAAACTTACCAGATTAAATTAACGCGACCtattaaaatagtcaaaacaataagtttttattccaattacaattgaactttttatatcaatTCGAGATTTATGTCATGTTGATctgtaattatatatttatttgtattaaaacttgaccaacttcttaaaatctgACGGACCGTACGCGAACAGTCCGACGTATGccgcgtattttgaaaaagtacgcgtacggtacaaatactcatatggtctggaacatagacATCTATCTATATTGTTGAAAACTATACTATACTATGTTGCCTTCTGGATGTCCCgcctttgtttgtctttgtcatttggttgctgtcttattaacGTATAAACTACATTTCCAACAGTTTTGTATAGCTAAAACGGCTAATGTGTATAGAATAATTGTCTTTCTTCCCTAAATAATATGCCTAAAAGAAGAAGGACCGAGGAGAGatgtgcacaggcacttgtttcgaTCTATcaataggaaggtcgactatccatatatattacatattgatagtcgaccttcccattGATAGAAACAGGTGCATGTGGCGATGtccctaaataaaaaataaagtaaacagaaaaaaatgcttcacttttcaatCTTTAACTTCCCCTCCCGCTTCCAAATTTGtttctactgtattaatttttgaaGACATGTCGCATCTACACAAAGCCTGTCTTATTGATCTGCAGCTTACCCCTATTAGTTTTGGTATATGTGATCTACATTAAATTTGATTCAAAAATAGTCACTCGAAAGGCATATATATCTAAATAGTTGCAATAAGTTCCATTAACCACAAAACTAATTACAGTCagatatttatttcgatattcttattaaaatacatttcttttttggccgaaattacaaaaaaaaaaattattatctgGTTTGACTGTGAAACACTGATTTCAGATTTATATTGTACTatacacataactttaaaaatgggAATAAAACATCCTTCTTTAAACGTTTTATCGATTACCACTGTGCCTGTagtgatataattataaatagatttcagaacgcggacgtgatagaaagccTATTTATTAAATTGTGAAGACGTACGCCGGTAGGAAATAAGATTAGTaaacaatgattttaaaataCCTTAGATTTGCATTAAGTTAGTTGCTTGAATATACAAATAATCAAACGAAGAAAGACTTCAAGTGTAGTTCTATAATATTGAagattcttcttcgtcttctaacATTTGAGGCATCTTGACAAAGAATAAAGAACGCTGCAGCCATGTTAgatggattaatttattttcgtagAAAAACTACGATGGAGTTACGACTGGGTATAGCTGTAGTAAGTTACGCCAGGATTTACGCTTTATTTAACGATCATCTTAACTTACGAcggctttgtgaaacggctgtaaaTCCTACGATTTATTTACGATGGACTTACGATGACACGTAGACTTacgaaggctttgtgaaacggtacCCAGGACTTTAAATACCTATCTCTACGATGCAGctgttactacatgtatatgctatCAAGTCGAAATCAATATTAATTCATTCATATAAAAGATATTCAAGCTACAATATTATTCTGCAAAAGCTTATTCTTACTGAAATTTTTCCTTTAGTacatatatttttactttaatcATTTTCTTCATGCTAAGCTTATTGTGTTCTTTTATTATGTAATAAGTATTAATGTGAAATAGATGTAGTTAAGATTTAATTGGattgtacatgtaatacattTACTATGAATATGGATATACAAAGTACTGATCCAGATTGTTgatgaaaaaaatttaattgcGAAATGTGCTCTCTTTATCTGGTATATTGGGGAGGGGTTAAAATCAAAGGCAAATTTTAATAGATTTATgatcttaaaataaaatatgggaTACATTCTCTCTCTGTGTGCTCACTTTCCCTTTTTGCTTGTTAGAGAGACATTGTTATGAGTTTACTTgtaaaattttaacatatttgcattatatatcattttgatgaaaaattgCGATTTAAAGAAATATGGTACAGTTATAAACCTCTTAACTAAGTGGTAAAAGTTAAAGTGCCTTGCAATACTCTCTTACACTTTTCAGTTAGTAAAACTTTggcaaaaaatttataaaaatgtatgtgGTCATTGATAAAGATTAGGATATAAAGACTTAATATCTCAATATAATTGCCTTTTCtagtaaaaaaatcaaccaataatAATTTGAAATACCAAATAGTGTATGGAAGATTGCATTTATCTTATGAAGACTATCACTTTGTCAGTAATGCCTTAatgttgtttttatgccccacctacgatagtagaggggcattatgttttctggtctgtgcgtccgttcgtccgtccgttcgtccgtctgttcgtttcgtctgttcgtccgtctgtcccgcttcaggttaaagttttggtcaaggtagtttttgatgaagttgaagtccaatcaacttgaaacttagtacacatgttccttatgatatgatctttctaattttaaagccaaattaaacttttgaccccaatttcacggtccactgaacatagaaaatgaaagtgcatgtttcaggttaaagtttttggtcaaggtagtttttgatgaagtagaagtccaatcaacttgaaacttagtacacatgttccttatgatatgatctttctaattttaaagagccaaattaaacttttgaccccaattttacggtccactgaacatagaaaatgaaagtgtatgtttcaggttaaagtttttggtcaaggtagtttttgatgaagttgaagtccaatcaacttgaaacttagtatacatgttccttatgataagatctttctaattttaatgcctaattatattttttatccaattttgcggtccattgaacattgaaaatgatagtgcgagtggggcatccgtgcactttggacacattcttgtttatgtataaaataatattgaaCTGAGACATGGTGTATAAATTGTATTATaagttaaatatatatgtattactagatttatttcacttgactgggtggGGTTTAAGAAGTTCACTTATTTAAGACCAGTTCATCTATAACCAGGAGTTTTGAGATAAACTCATTAAAGAAGTGTCCAGTTAATTATCCCATATCATACactcatttatttttgtatatgcgtttggtgacactgaAAGGAGAttagaattcaataataattattacgGCAATCattcttatcacacacatcttcaaatagactgtacTTATGCAAATTAAACCATAAGCCctgcccgatcagttgaaataacattagtAATACAATAGAAGATTTTAGAAATAGATCGTAGCTCATCTAATGGCTGTTATGTAAAATAAACcaattgtatattttaataattgCTGAATGGGTATTGCATCTGAATGTATGTCAAGAGTTTTCTGTTTTATGtgcaaaattatttttatcaGAGAGAACATAACAGtgatatgttttaaaattaaagccAAAGATCACAAATAATAATGATTGTAAAGcaaaagatacatgtatcatagtAGTAATTTGTCTGCTATTAAATggaatatttataactaataaatgttaaatgaaaattgtaaaagaagAGGTATCCATTGTATTTATgttaatttgtaataataataaaaaatgtcattttctattttttgcaaaattatacttgaaatacaataaaatatacttaaaaaactaaaatttgaatttatagaTTTTTTCTCTCTAGtaataatacttttaaagaataCATATTTCAAACTAATTAtctttttccatatttttgttaaCTATTTAATTCACATGTTTTGTTGAGAATTTTCATATTTATggaaagttattttattttcacttttttttcatgtgTGATTGCTAAGTAAATGACTTAAGTTTGAATGTGTCACTGATGAAAGAATGTTTggtgtttgtctttttaaatgaaagaaaagaataaaagacctgaaaaaaagtatttgtattttttttctttgatctcCAGTTATACCTTCTGAAACAGTTCTGAAACATATTTTCTCATCTTTTCTACCCATTATTGGCATTACGATGCATGTACTGCCATTTTTCTATCTATGTTCATGCAATTCCTCTGTTTAAACTATGAACGAGATGTCATCCATATTCTTACCCACCATTCATAGAGGAATTGAGGgaagcattaattaaaaaaaaaaatactgtctgatcttcacaacaacaaaaaaactttaaaaacctATAAAATACAATGCCACTCCTCCCAAAAAACTACAACATTTGAAGGGTTAAGTTTGATTTCATCTTGCAATATATGTAaaattttctaataaaatattaaaattgcaaACACAGAACTTGGAGAAAAATTGTAacagaaagtcccaaatcaaatggaaAAGTCAAAAGCTCcacattaaacaaatggataacaactgtcacttTCCTGcagctgacttggtacaggcattttctagagaggattaaacctggtttaaaagtTTTGAGTTGGAGTTATCTTACTTTGTTCATGATTGTACATTTTAAGTTGAACTATTTTTACAACAGATTTATACACTGCATCAATTGTTATTTTTTactggatttttaaaaatccttcGTTTTATGAATGTACAGCTGTGGGCATTCAGGTAGGTGTCCCCCATTTTCAaagtaaagtaaaacaaaaagaaGGTGTGGCAGAACCAAAAAAATGCTTTCACATTAAAATACATGAATGTCAAGCTGGTGTCATACTAAATGTGAAGTAATTTGGTTCAGTTATCTTAAAAAACAGGGGGTTGGTGTCCGACTGATCTGAAAATTGTaccaataaacaaaaatgtgcCTAGCTGAAATGTCTTGCCATCTTTACTTactattgattttatatttatagttcAGAACATAATGCTTTACTTCAAACTTTTACATAAACTTAAGAAAATTCCAACAAAATGAGTTCAACtccaaatacattttcactttgaatatagttgacctactgcacATCGAAGATTCAAAACTAACCAGAAAAAACTAACATTGATTagtaaaccatgaaaattaggtcaagatcAAATGAACCCTGCCAGAGTCAAACCAGACAgagatgtacaccttacaatcattacatactattgcatatagtatcttAGAAACAAACTTTAGATTGATCAATGAATCATGAACATGAGGCCAATATCAGATGATAATTGCTAGACAGACTTACACCTTACAATATTTCAACCAcacaaatatagatgacctattgtttatagtattaCATAAACAGACCAATACACAAAACCTTAACGTTGAGAAATGAACTGTGAAAGTaaggtcaaagtcaaataaatCATTCCAGACTTACATGTACATCGTAAAATATCTTCACACACCTAATAtattaaccaatgaaccatgaaaatgaggtcaacatTAGATGACACCTGCCTGTTGTACATGTACAACTTTCAGTCATTCCATACTCTTAATAAAGtagacccattacttatagtatctgagaaatgaacttgaccaccaaaaattaaccttgttcactgatccatgaaatgattaTTGGaatcaaggtcaagtgaaaactatgACATGCATGATGACCTTGAAAGGTaaacacataccaaatatagttatccttttactaaaaaaaaaaagagagaaattaagaatacaaaaaatattaacttttttttcaattagtaaatgaggtcaaggaaaaTGGACATATAACAGACATAACTTCATAACACAAGGCATCTATTATGAAGTATGAAggatccaggtcttctaccttttaAAATATTACCTTTTAAGTAGTTTTTCTACCACCGCCACATTACTAACCCTATACATAATGTAtatcaagctttctgcaacagaaGTCGCAGGTTCAAAGTCACACATCAAAGTTTTTTATCACTATATATAGCTATTACTAATTAATTTTGGAGGTGTTGGTATAATTTGGTTAACTACTCTAAATGGCAAACAATCTTTCAAAGTATGAGAGACTCAGAGGAGATGCTTACAATAAATACCTGAGCATTGTTTTTATTAtcctccatttatgggcattatgttttctggtctgtgcgtttgtTCATCCGTATGTCccttttcaggttaaagtttttggtcgagttagtttttgatgaagttgaagtccaatcaacttcaaacttagtaaacatgttcctaatggtatgatctttctaattttaatgccaaattagagattttatcccatttttacggtccactgaacatagaaaatgatagtgcggattggTTATCCTTGTAATACTTTTGATTGTTGTACAAGACTTGTCTAGTTGCACCAAAATTGACAATACATTGTATTAAATCTGTTTGTTGtataatgcatatatttataTCTCCTGTGAATGACATCATAAGTAAACATCctatttgaatttgtttgttgaTGGTTGCATATGTTAAGAGCAAGTTATTCCATGCATACTATAATTTCAGAAACTATTGGGTGCATttgttattgcgattttgtcaactttatagacttaaatgcgattctaatttttacaattttgagaaaaattatgtttaattcatACATTTACAATAATTCAAAATGCGACTTAAATTTATTGCGATTACAACTCTGTTGcattttttcgcaataataaaaaacatcgcaattatttctgaatttacagtattcagaATGATAACATGATTAATTCTGTAATCTGAATAAACCTTCTTAAAACTAAGACTGTATAGTACAATTTTTAGAATCAAGAAGAAGTAAATATCCTTTCACACAAGAGAAAAGAAGAGCAATACAAATGATGAAATGCATATTGAGGATGAGAACATGATAATGTGATATAAATACCTACCTGGTTTATACTAGATCAAAACACTGAACCAGATTTTTAATGTGTAAGTTCTCAATGATAGAGCTCCTGACACATTATTCGGACTCTTGTCTTGTTTTTACTCCTAAATGTcatataaaattgtgaatggaaaaggggaatgtgtcagagacaacaacctgaccaaagagcagacaacaattgaaggccaccaatgggtctgctTAGGGAAGGAGctgaaaattatcaatttttcaaGTCTTTGATTTGAACATGCAGAAGTTCAAAATGCAAGACCCCTTTTAAATATCACAGCACAACCAGGGTGGTGAGTTTTAACAAAGGAAAGGAAATTCCCAAACAGGCGACACTTTAAGATGAACAGAACAGAGTATTCTGTAAACGCTACATTTGAGCAACAGGTAGGTTTGAAAAATTATTATCTTTTATTTGCAGaactttaccatttttttttataaggaaaGTGTAGATTATCtccctcattttttttttttttttaatgttttaaacatTGAAAATCAAGCAAGTCTAAAGTACAATAAACTTTAATATGACATTTCATTCTCCACACGATCATTGTTCCTGTCTTTTACGGTATACTGCTTATGAATTTCATACAATAAAATGCTGGCAGTTACAGATGAGTTTAGCGAGTTTATTCCTGTTGCCATTGGTAACATTACACACTGTCCGTCAATTGTCATGTGTTATTTTACGAGCGTGTACACCAAACCCACCCATTTCTCCTCCTACAAATAACACTGTATGATCCCCTAATGTGAAATCAACTTCTGTGTATAGGGAAACATTTAGAGGAAGTCTTTTGTACATTTCAAATtcttgtctttttgacatatgaGTATCGCCAAGTTCCTCTTCAGAAGATACTAATGAGTTGCTATTGTCTTGAGATTCTTCATCCATATCATCATAGTCTGTTTTGTGATGTCATCTAATGACCAATCTGTAGGACGCCTTGTGTCAGCGATAAAAACTGTGGATTTGTTTGGGATATAATTGATAACATTGTCCCAGGACAAATTGTTTATAATTGGTACTCTGAAATGTCCTCCAGCACCTGAGCGTAGAACTTTGGAATTCCATATATCTACACATCCTAAAAAATATACAGAGATGATCATTGCATAAATAGAGATAGCTTACAGTCCACTTGCTTGTATTTGAATAGAAAATACAGTACTTTTGCTTATGAGTTTTGTGCCTTTACAAACATGATCCATGAACTATAAACCATctgtaaatatataattatctGAATATGATTTACAATTCTGAACAATAGACATCATACAATTTTTATACTATTTATGACAGTGAACATTTGTGAGTGCAATGTCTCCATGGATTATCTCCCTTGCTTACATACTAGTATGTCCTACTTCAACCTCAactattgtaaattaaaaaaaattatgtatatagatataagaagatgtggtatgagtgccaatgagacaactctccatccaattcacaattta
Coding sequences within it:
- the LOC139505724 gene encoding LOW QUALITY PROTEIN: rRNA methyltransferase 3, mitochondrial-like (The sequence of the model RefSeq protein was modified relative to this genomic sequence to represent the inferred CDS: deleted 4 bases in 3 codons), producing the protein NRKEEDLKFLLEGRRLIIDALKAKATMKALYFSKLDVLDNFPAEMIECPVYKVPHKNLKIWCETDTPQGILGIFEIPNEGETISPRATELPLTVICDNLRDPGNMGTLVRTAAAVGCSKFITLPGCVDIWNSKVLRSGAGGHFRVPIINNLSWDNVINYIPNKSTVFIADTRRPTDWSLDDITTDYDDMDEESQDNSNSLVSSEEELGDTHMSKRQEFEMYKRLPLNVSLYTEVDFTLGDHTVLFVGGEMGGFGVHARKITHDIDGQCVMLPMATGINSLNSSVTASILLYEIHKQYTVKDRNNDRVENEMSY